One genomic window of Mus musculus strain C57BL/6J chromosome 17 genomic patch of type FIX, GRCm38.p6 PATCHES MG4200_PATCH includes the following:
- the 1700122O11Rik gene encoding uncharacterized protein LOC76651 gives MEWHGHVPWPVSHWPSDFGEERWVNSIFSPMSKISSLEDIWNKIKLEEEEEEEETGKENVDQEQEKEEQNRIKALLGVPKQNSVWGLMAWPRPSPEQAQWWEDFSLPSLRGTCLCGCRLSSKMRLHPLPSMTSCPTPKTLPSLGSREESSWLRNQPLMEPLSASRLKMPKAVPRLPPKVSPKRSTMPKTGQQQTAMSMWPPVIINPPSKSSALKGQHTPSAKEVTHTPGAWGNPLPHLPSK, from the exons ATGGAGTGGCATGGGCATGTCCCGTGGCCTGTCAGCCACTGGCCAAGTGACTTTGGAG aGGAAAGATGGGTGAATTCTATCTTCAGTCCTATGTCCAAGATCTCATCATTGGAAGATATTTGgaacaaaataaaacttgaggaagaggaggaagaagaagaaacagggaaGGAGAATGTAGaccaagagcaagagaaagaagaacaaaacag GATCAAGGCCCTTCTTGGAGTACCCAAGCAGAACTCAGTGTGGGGCCTGATGGCTTGGCCCAGGCCCTCCCCAGAGCAAGCCCAGTGGTGGGAAGATTTCTCCCTGCCCTCACTCCGTGGAACCTGCCTCTGCGGCTGCAGATTGAGCTCAAAGATGAGGCTCCACCCCCTACCCTCCATGACTTCCTGCCCCACCCCTAAAACCTTGCCCTCATTGGGATCTAGAGAAGAGTCTAGCTGGCTAAGAAACCAGCCTCTGATGGAGCCTCTATCAGCGTCCAGATTGAAGATGCCCAAAGCAGTTCCCAGACTTCCACCCAAGGTCTCCCCTAAGAGATCTACTATGCCCAAGACAGGGCAACAGCAGACCGCAATGTCAATGTGGCCTCCGGTTATTATCAACCCTCCCTCCAAGAGCTCTGCTCTTAAGGGACAACACACACCCTCTGCCAAAGAGGTCACCCACACCCCAGGTGCCTGGGGCAACCCTTTGCCTCATCTtccttcaaaataa